The following DNA comes from Actinomycetota bacterium.
GCGACCAGGTGCAATCGCGCCGGAAAGCGCCGTCACGCCGTCACCTGCCGGTAATCGCTGCAGTGGTGGTGGCCGCGGGTGTCGGAGCCGGGGCGTTGGTCGCCACCGGCGGGGCCAGCCCCAACTCGGCGAGCGGGCTCGGCACGGCGGCAGCCGCCGGCCCCTCCTCTCGCGACGGCCAGGGCCCGGCCGCCCCGGGGCCAGACGGCTCTGGAGCCCGGCCCAGTGACGGCGGTGGCGCCGGGCCCGGTGGCGCCGGGCCCAGCGGTGGCACGCCCGGGGGGCACGGGAACGGAGCCGCCCGGAACGGAGCGGCCGGGGACGCACCGGGGGCGGGAGCCGCCGGAGCCGGTGCTCCGGGCGACGGTGGGGCAGTCGCAGCCGGGCCGGTGGGCGGGAGCGGTGGTACGGGCAGCCATGCCGGGCCGGGGCCGGCGGCCGGCGAAGCTCGGTCGCCAGGAGAAGCGGGCGCCGTCCCCGGGGGTCAGCAGGTGCGTGTGCCGGCCGGGTGCCCGCCGGTCCAGGGGTCGCTGGCGGCCGACGTGGACGGCGACGGGTGCCCGGAGGCTCTGAGGGTGGGCGACGGTTTCGTGGAGTCCGGTGAGCGGCGGTGGGTGGTCGGTGCTCCCGGTGACCTGCTCGCCCTGGGCGACTGGAACTGTTCGGGGGCAAGGTCTCTGGCCGTCCTGCGGCCCAGCACGGGCGAGGTCTTCGTCTTCGACGGGTGGGCGGCCGAAGGTGACGACCGCGTGGCGCCGCTGCTGGGCCGGGTCGATGGGGCCAGCACGATCCGGGCCGCCGACCTCGATGCCGACGGGTGCAACGAGATCGTGGTCGAGCGTGTGGGTGCCGTCCCGGTCGTCCTGAGGGCCCCCGGGAGCGGGCGATGAGCCGGCCCCGCCTGGCGCTGCTCGGCTGGACGGTCGTTGTCGGCGCCTGCGCGACAGCGCTCCGGCGGGCGGGTGCGGGCGAGCTGGCGCCTCCCCCGGTGCTCGACCCCCGAGGGTGGGGGGAGTGGGTGGCGGGGCGCGATCCGGTCGTGGCCGCCGTTGCCCTCCTACGGCTACTGGCCCTCGCGGCCGTCTGGTACCTGCTGGTGGCGGCAGCCGTGGGCCTCGTGCTGCGCGCCCTGCGGGCCGAGCGTCTCGTGGGCCTGGCCGACCTGTTCACGGTCGCCCCGCTGCGGAGGATGCTGGTTGGAGTGGCCGGGATAAGCCTCGCTTCGGGGGTGAACCCGTCGATGTTGCTCACGCCGCCGGCTGCCGCCCAGGTCACGGTCTCGACCAGCCCACCGTCAACGGTGGTCCCGGGTGGTACCCCTGGGCCCACGATCACCATGCGCCTGCTGCCCGGCCCCGAGGCCGGCCCCGTCCCGTCCCCGGCCCCGGCCGGCCCGGTGGTCGCCGCCCCGTCGGGCACCGCCGCTCAGGAGCGGACGTGGACGGTAAGGCCGGGGGACTGCTTCTGGTCGATCGCCGACGAAGTGCTGGCCCAGGCCTGGGGTACGCCGCCGAGCGACGCCGAGATCATCCCCTACTGGCGCGACCTCATCGAGGTCAACCGCCACCTGCTGGCCGACCGTTCCAACGCCGACCTGATCTTCCCGGGCCAGGTGTTCACGCTCCCGCCGGTCCCGCCGCCATAGGCGTACCCGCGGCCAGCGCCTCGGCCCGGCGGCGAACGCCGGCCAGCATGTCCCGCGCCATCACGAAGTCGGCAGGCACGATGAGAAGCCAGGCAGCCGCCGTCACCCACCACGGGGCAGTCGACCAGCGCGATCGGAAGTGGAACCGTGACCGCCGGCCGCCGTCGAGGGCCTGTTACCCCCGTCGGTCGGCCGACCAGCCCGTCGCCTGGAAGTGGCTCCGTACGTTCCGCCGCGGTGGACCCGTAGGTCCGTCCGAGGCGCACGAGGGCCGCCTCGACGGCCGCTACTGCGACGAGGGCGGCGGCGACGCGTCTGCCCACCGAGCCCGCGTCAGCCTCGGCACCCGGCTTCGAACCACTTCTCGACCCGCTCGGCCGCGGCCCGGTAGGCGGGCTCGTCGAGCGACGAGGTGGCCTGCTCGAGGTCGCGCAGCAGGGCCGACGACGGTGGCTGGCCAGATGCGGGGTTGTAGCCCGAGCCGGCGAACACCCGGGCCACGCGGGAGTAGCCCTCGACGACCACGTTGAGATCGCCGCGGATGGAGCTGGGCGCGGCCGCTGCGAACGCCTCGAGCTGGGCGATCGTGCGGGTGTAGTCCGCGTCCGCCCCCGTGATGGCCGCCCCGGCCGCGGCCGCCGCCTGGGACATGGCCACGGCTATCTCCACGCAGCGGGCCGTGCTCAGGGCGTCTTGACCACCAGCGCCCGTCCCGCCCGCTGTACCCGAGCCCTGGCTTGCCGGGTCGGTAACCGGAGCTCCCGACGAGCTCCCCCCGCCGTCGCCCCCGCCGCACGCACCCAGGACCAGGGCCACGCAGGCCACGACAACCGCGAAAACTCGAGATCTCACAGCGTCCCCTCTCCCTC
Coding sequences within:
- a CDS encoding LysM domain-containing protein, yielding MSRPRLALLGWTVVVGACATALRRAGAGELAPPPVLDPRGWGEWVAGRDPVVAAVALLRLLALAAVWYLLVAAAVGLVLRALRAERLVGLADLFTVAPLRRMLVGVAGISLASGVNPSMLLTPPAAAQVTVSTSPPSTVVPGGTPGPTITMRLLPGPEAGPVPSPAPAGPVVAAPSGTAAQERTWTVRPGDCFWSIADEVLAQAWGTPPSDAEIIPYWRDLIEVNRHLLADRSNADLIFPGQVFTLPPVPPP